The segment ATGAACCGCTCCATTGTGAACATTTAGAGCTGTATGAATTTATTATTTGTCCGAACTTAACTGGTTTTGCGAGGGAacgcaaaaaaaaagtaaaatatattttttccaccaCCTCGATTTTTTTTCTCCACCCACCCCTACATTTTTTCCACCACCATGACCTTTTAGGGGCTCCGTACGAGAGAGCTCAAtgtgctgcaacttaagaaaacacatgcaaacagataaaaacgacaacaaattaagaaaacatcttcatcagtttgacaacacaggcgctgcaaatcctcgcaacgcaagcacaaatacagaaacacgctgcaaactcagaaacgtgctgTTAACACACGAACGcactgcaaatagcacggaccacaacggaaatgtttcagggggacctcgaaaagtgacaaacccatctgggacctgatgcttcataaattatttatcaatcgtaattcaacgctgactttttagcatgcatttgaccaaattgtcttgttttgtctttatttccgattacataagtctcttatactttatactttatatgctatttgcagcgcgttcctgtgtttgcggcgcgtttctgagtttgcattgcgtttccgtatttgtgtttgcgttgcgaggatttgcagcgcctgtgttctcaaactgatgaagatgttttcttaatttgttgtcgttttttcctgtttgcatgtgttttcttaagttgcagcacgttgagctctctcggccaccgaaTTTTaccttaatatttttaatatcaaTATTATAATATTGTTCATCACTATAATATTGTTTTTGGGTATTTAACCATGTAATATCATGTTTTGGGGCATGTTCTACCATCACTTTACCATGGTACCTCCATTATACTTTTTAGAAAAGTTTTGTGTCAAAGTGTGTCAGTTCATCGTTTAGCATATTTAGGCATAAGACGTCTGATCATACTGTACTTCTATCTTTCTTTATGTCTTCCTCTGGTAGAATGTGAAAAAGATGCGTACTCGTAAGCAGAAGGAGAAGGCCTTCTATGAGGTTTTGGACTGGCTAGAAAAAAATAGACCTCAGGACATAGAACAGTTCTGGCGCTGTGTGTTTGAAGATCATATCCTGAAGCTGTATCCGACACTATGTATGCTCAGAAACAGTCTGATGGATGGTCAGTAGTTTTGATTATTATCAGCTTTATGTTTTGTTATCTAGAGGCTCACATTGTGTTACTAAGCTATGATAAAGCAAGATTGCGTTCATGTATATATATGCAgtatctttttattattatttttttgtcccAGGCCCTGTCAAACTCAATGAGAAACCTTCGGATGTTAAGACACTGACAGAGAAAGGGAAGGACTACACTAGAAAGAGAAGTAAAGAGGACGGAAGTAGAGAGAATAATGATGATCCTGATCTTCTTGATGTTTTCTCTGCTTTCACAACCAGCCCTGAGAaaccaagcaaaaaaaaaaaactcattcagTCCATGAACTACAGTAGTTCTCTTCAGGGTTACAGTTAAAtaacactaaaactaaaataaataaataaaaaatttctgATTGTGCAATCTTAACAAAAATAATGTAAAGAATAAAAAAACTGGACAATCAGTGGTTTTCATTGTTATCAGCTTTATGTTTTGTTATCTAGAGGCTCACAAAGCTATAGAGAAAGAATGGGTTTCTATATACATGTACATTatctttttattaaaattttttctTTGTCAAAGGCACTTCCAATCTCTATGATAAATCACCGGATGTTCAGACACTGACAGAGGAGGAAGAGAGTAAAGGAGAAGCAGAGAAACGGAAGGAGAAGAGCTACAAAAGAAAGATGAGTAAAGTTGATCGAAGTAGTGAGGATAGTGATGATCCTGATCTTTTCTCTGGTTCCACATGCAGTCAGAAGAAACCAGGCAAAAAACCCTCATTCTGTGAGTCCCTGAACTACAACAGTTCGAAGTTTCATTAGGGTTATGGTTAATTTAATACTAAAACTAAagccatttaaaacatttttgttacttgcAATAAAACAAACCTCAActaaaataatattgaaataaaaataaaaaaatctcagAAGCAGTCTGCTGGACAATATTTATCTAGAGGCTCAGGCTCACGTTGTTCTACTATGCTATGATAGAGCAAGGGGGCTTTCATATATATGTACAgtatctttttattattttctttgtcCCAGATCTCTACGAGAACTCTTCGGATGTTGAGACACTGACAGAGGAGGAAGAGAGTAAAGGAGAAGCAGAGAAACGGAAGGAGAAGAGCTACAAAAGAAAGAGGAGTAAAGATGATACAAGTAGTGAGGATAGTGATGATCCTGATCTTTTCTCTGCTTCTACACGCAGTCAGAAGAAACCAGGCAAAAAACCCTCATTCTGTGAGTCCCTGAACTACAACAGTTCGAAGTTTCATTAGGGTTATGGTTAATTTAATACTAAAACTAAagccatttaaaacatttttgttacttgcAATAAAACAAGCCTCAActaaaataatattgaaataaaaaaaaaatctgttgttgATGTTGAGACACTGACAGAAGAGGAAGAGAGTAAAGGAGAAGCAGAGAAATGTAAGGAGAAGAGCTacaaaagaaagagaagtaaagATGATAGAAGTAGTGAGGATAGTGATGATCCTGATCTAAACATGTTATTTTTAGATAGTTGCAGAGGAaacctttcttatttttatttagttctacttgtgttaaaataactaaaactgaaataattattAAAGGCCATGATACAAGGGGCAAcattttgagcaatgttgctgtcAACAGACAACTAGATGAGACACATGGCCCACGACTGATCTGAAGTACAGTATCCAGATAGAAGTTTATCACCACCTTAAAGGAAAGTTTGCCCAGAAATGAaaatgttctgaaaatgaactcaCCCTCAGGATGAGTCCAAGATGAAACtgacaaaacacaaaattactgaaattttacctgaaattaaaatgaatttaaaataataataaaaactgtttATGTTTCTGAATCTTACACACTCAGtgcagttcatggatctctctcctaatgagctgattatCTGAATTAGGTGTGTTAAATAAaggaaacatgcaaaatgtgcagagcagtgggcccagAGGACTgaagttgagaaccactgatctaatggatactaaaataacactgtttctAGGTGCCTGATGTCCTATTTTTGTATTATCACTCTCTCCTGATCTGTGTGATCTTCTTTCTCTTTCTCAGCATCTCCTGCGAAGAAAGGTGACGAGCAGGGCATTTTGACGTGGATTAATGATGATGAGCTGACTGTAACCTGTGGGAATAAGGAAGGCACTCTCTATCGGGATAAACTGCTGAGAGGTTCACCATTATTTTGCTATAATTACTCTTacttttattacagtatttattatgtttttatgtgTGGATTGTTTGGTAATGCATCTTATTCTTGTCTCCTGTAGGGGAGAAGTGTATTTTTTCCAAGGAACGCTGGTTCACCCCCACTGAGTTTGAGAAGTTTGGGGGGAAGGAAAAGTGCAAAAACTGGAAATTCAGCATCCTCTGCGAAAGCATACCACTTAAGAAACTCATACAAGTAAATAACGCAAGCACCAACAGATTGTTGGGATTCTTGGGATCTTTGTTAAAAACAAGGATTTAAAAAATTGTCCTGGGTTTTGCTGTAAACTTGTCACACActgcaaaaatactttttatttagatatttttaagtTAACTTGATGCATAACATTTGCATGCACAAATTAACTATTTtgagacatttttattttattccttaaTCTGTACACCCATCACTGTTTTGAAACAAAACTGCACCTTttcctaatttaaaaaaatatatattttatacaactCTAGCGCAACAGATGTACAGCACATGTTTTTGTATTTGCTTGGGCTGGGTAAAAATATATGTTTCTTGATTTGAATTTTGGGCCTACTTTGTTTGAATAAATCCATCAAGTTtgtatgacagccaccatttacattttatatttcaaaaaacgaattagggtgaaaatataattatgtaattgtaaagcTAGTattatatgtttattattataaaaaaaaattgattgtaATTTGAGTTTGTATACAATTCAGTTAATTTTactgaaataatattataatgtGGTACCAgctgactctcatgtatattttggAGATTTAGTTGAGAGATTTTTCTAGGATTGACCCTTTAAGTTTATAAGGTAAATATGTAGTTATATTAATTACAGAAGACCCCTCATTTACATGTGTGATCATTTCCTTTCTCATTTTTTTAGGATGGGCATCTTCAGTGTCCACAGAGTAAGAGAAGAAAGAAAACCTGTGTCCAAAAAGTACTTTGTCTCTCCATGTGCAATATCAGGTTTTGCTTTTTTTCTGCTTATCATGTGACATTCATTAAGTGACATTGTTCCTTCCTGCAGAACATGAATGAGCATTTTTCTATCAGCACAAACAAGAGATCCAGTAAAGGTGAGTAGCCATCATCCTTGCTCATTTACATGCTCTCTGCTGTCTGTCTGACTGcaataatatgttttatttctCAAGACTCAAAAACAAACTTTGGTTTGGTGGAGGAAAGTGATGCTGAAGATTTCCAGAAACAGGGAGGGAAAAGAGGAGGAACAGAGTTTAGAGGGAGAgttgaggaagaggaggaagaagaCATGGCAGATCTGTCTGTTTTCGAGGCTCCCTCTTTACCAGTCACCTGTGTTTCACTTACTGGGACTCTGTACAAATACAGGTTTGCGTCAGGTACGTTATTGCACTGATTTTTGTGTAGAACTTGGTTGCTTTTGTCTGTGTCGAAGGATTGAGTGAGAAGTGTTTCTGTTGTGTTGCAGGGAGTCGTGGGAAGTGTATACGTACTGAGGAAAGATGGTTCACTCCGGAGGAATTTGTAAAGCAGGAACAGACTCTCACTGGTGGACACTGGAAGAAAGATATACTGTGCCATGGAAAGACGCTCAACTTTTTACACCAAGTAACAAATTAAAGATATATACAAACATCatgagtatttatttttttatttgtttgtttatttattgtttgtatgtAATTTCTAGAAAAAGGTCCTGCGCATCCATTCCCTTCTGTGTGAATGTGGAAAATGCAGTACTCAAGAGGAAGATGTGGTGAGAAACATCTCTACCTGACATATTTAATCATAAACTGTCATCATTAAAATGATTTAGGATATTAACTTAAATTCTTAACAGTCTTTTAAATGTGTACATTAAAGTGTGTAtgatcattaaaataattttcataGAATAAAGTTGTGAACATCgctaaacattttatatttatataattatattttatttttactttttttatattgtCTTTACGTTTTACATTTTCTGCTTAAAGAAAGCTAATCCTATTTTAGTATGGttattattttttgcattgtGGCATTAATTTTATGACAGTTGGTATACATGTAAGCATTCATTATCAGTTTGTCTTCATGTAAGTATTATAGTGCAAgcatattttgatttaaaaaatgcagtaaaaaatcTACATTTCATTGATAATAATCTAAAACCTATTGAGAATATTAAGAAGTACAGTACTAAGAATTCAGGAAGAAATGTGCTTTAAATGAGTAGTTCAAGATAGTCAtttgtgtcattatttactccCAGTCCACTTTCTTCTGTTCCCTTTATAATTAtgaatttatgtattattatgaATAATGTATTTCACTTTAGCAGTGAAATACAACTTGTTGTGGTTAGATTCCTATATCTCAAAACAAGATTGTTATGTTGTGTCATGTCCTCTGACTAGATGGCCCAGAACAATGATGACGAGTGTTTTGTGTGTGACTCTGAGGAAGATCTTGTGTGTTGTGACAAATGTCCACGAGCTTTTCATTCAGATTGTCACATACCAGCTGTAGATGAAGACTCACCTGGGTGAGAGAGACAAACAGAACAGAAATCATTAAATCAGAAAATCAGCAAGTAAACTATACATTAATtttgcatatgtgtgtgtttgcttgTAGGGAATGGATTTGTAccttttgcatgttaaaaaacaGTAAACAGTGGAGTGACCCCACTAACATGTCTGAACAAGAAGCTTTCAAAGCCCCAGTGTCTCAATACATAttggtaaacacacacacacacacacacacacacacacacacacacacacacacacacacacacacacacacacactggtttacatgttttatggggacattccataggcgtaatggtttttatactgtacaaaccgtattttctatcgccctaaccctaccctacacctaaacctagccctcacaggagattgtgcacacttttacttcctcaaaaaaactcattgtgcatgatttataagcctgtttcctcatggggacctgagaaatgtccccacaaggtcaaaatttactggtattcctatccttgtggggacatttggtccccacaacgtgatgaataccaggtacacacacacacacacacacacacacacaaacataaattCAGCATATTAATATAGAAGATTAACACAAAGATTTAAGGTGCTCACATTCTGTAACAGAGTTCAGTGCCTTAATGTGCTGCCTACATAGGCTGCTCAGCAGGTTTAGAAACAGAATAATTATTTATGGGCCTAACTGTGGATATGTGTGTTGTTTGTCATCTTTAGCACTGCCGCTGCCTCCTGTTGTGTGTGTGCAGAAAGGACATTCAGAAGGTGTTTGTTGAGGATCCATGCAAAAAGGTGAGATTAtctcattttttcattttttcttctTGCTGTCTTTTACATGTCACCCATAGAATAAAAGTGATGAAAAACATGACTTGaaatttataatgcattaaaagccagaaATAAAATGACTTCCAGGAGCCCAGATACTCTGAGTTCATAAC is part of the Garra rufa chromosome 1, GarRuf1.0, whole genome shotgun sequence genome and harbors:
- the LOC141316785 gene encoding uncharacterized protein, whose product is MDPLDLKTDEELLFFFHRKKTEISCIEQPHRLLTQLRDHDLVPENLFENVKKMRTRKQKEKAFYEVLDWLEKNRPQDIEQFWRCVFEDHILKLYPTLCMLRNSLMDGPVKLNEKPSDVKTLTEKGKDYTRKRSKEDGSRENNDDPDLLDVFSAFTTSPEKPSTSNLYDKSPDVQTLTEEEESKGEAEKRKEKSYKRKMSKVDRSSEDSDDPDLFSGSTCSQKKPGKKPSFYLYENSSDVETLTEEEESKGEAEKRKEKSYKRKRSKDDTSSEDSDDPDLFSASTRSQKKPGKKPSFSSPAKKGDEQGILTWINDDELTVTCGNKEGTLYRDKLLRGEKCIFSKERWFTPTEFEKFGGKEKCKNWKFSILCESIPLKKLIQDGHLQCPQSKRRKKTCVQKNMNEHFSISTNKRSSKDSKTNFGLVEESDAEDFQKQGGKRGGTEFRGRVEEEEEEDMADLSVFEAPSLPVTCVSLTGTLYKYRFASGSRGKCIRTEERWFTPEEFVKQEQTLTGGHWKKDILCHGKTLNFLHQKKVLRIHSLLCECGKCSTQEEDVMAQNNDDECFVCDSEEDLVCCDKCPRAFHSDCHIPAVDEDSPGEWICTFCMLKNSKQWSDPTNMSEQEAFKAPVSQYILHCRCLLLCVCRKDIQKVFVEDPCKKEPRYSEFITQPMWLDKIKQKLESGVYRTVGAFISDFRLIFNNCSRFNRNVEFDQMGDRLKEKFEEEFQKIFSIRYAIIAFARLSKIQLRFG